In one window of Limnohabitans sp. MORI2 DNA:
- a CDS encoding acetyl/propionyl/methylcrotonyl-CoA carboxylase subunit alpha — MFKKILIANRGEIACRVAATAKRMGIKTVAVYSDADAQAKHVQVCDEAVHIGGSAPKDSYLRWERILQAAKDTGAQAVHPGYGFLSENEDFAKACAAAGLVFIGPPASAILAMGLKAESKQLMEKAGVPLVPGYHAADQDPALLQREADRIGYPALIKASAGGGGKGMRVVNSSAEFADALASCKREAINSFGDDAVLIEKYVQRPRHIEIQVFGDTHGNCVYLFERDCSVQRRHQKVLEEAPAPGMTEALRKQMGEAAVAAAKAVNYVGAGTVEFIVEQTAYDKPESMKFYFMEMNTRLQVEHPVTEAITGLDLVEWQLRVASGEPLPLQQSDLRIHGHAIEARICAENPDNNFLPATGTLAVYRKPACSSFEISDVRVDDGVREGDSISPFYDSMVAKLIVHGDTREQALARLDEALSQTRIVGLTTNVQFLRHIIRTDSFATAKLDTALIQREDKALFGQEAVGLPLAAASVVAHTLHQEQAQVGHDPFSQRDGWRAYGVATRAFGFDFHGASYSAVLSYLHDGVLQLAVGEGDDAVSGTLVWRAEADALHVSFADHTARVQVFIEAQAHEDVAHVFAPQGATRITVVDALAYAGETQEAGGRLTAPMPGKVVSFAVAAGDKVKAGQPLAVMEAMKMEHTIAAPADGEVLELLYAPGDQVAEGAELLKLKV; from the coding sequence ATGTTTAAAAAAATCCTCATTGCCAACCGTGGCGAAATCGCCTGCCGTGTCGCCGCAACCGCGAAGCGCATGGGCATCAAAACCGTGGCCGTGTATTCGGACGCCGACGCGCAAGCCAAGCATGTGCAGGTCTGCGACGAAGCTGTGCACATTGGCGGAAGCGCACCCAAAGACAGCTACTTGCGTTGGGAGCGCATTTTGCAAGCCGCCAAAGACACCGGCGCGCAAGCGGTGCACCCAGGCTATGGCTTTTTGAGCGAGAACGAAGACTTTGCCAAAGCGTGTGCCGCCGCAGGTTTGGTGTTCATTGGTCCACCTGCCTCTGCCATTTTGGCGATGGGCTTGAAGGCCGAATCCAAACAGCTCATGGAAAAGGCAGGCGTGCCCTTGGTGCCCGGCTACCACGCCGCCGACCAAGACCCTGCGCTGTTGCAACGCGAAGCCGACCGCATTGGCTACCCCGCGCTCATCAAAGCCAGCGCGGGTGGCGGTGGCAAAGGCATGCGCGTGGTCAACAGCAGCGCCGAATTTGCCGACGCGTTGGCCAGTTGCAAACGCGAAGCCATCAACAGCTTTGGCGACGATGCGGTGTTGATTGAAAAATACGTGCAACGCCCACGCCACATTGAGATTCAAGTGTTTGGCGACACGCACGGCAACTGCGTCTATTTGTTTGAACGCGATTGCTCGGTGCAACGCCGCCACCAAAAGGTGCTGGAAGAAGCACCCGCACCCGGCATGACCGAAGCCTTACGAAAGCAAATGGGCGAAGCTGCCGTGGCCGCCGCCAAAGCGGTGAACTACGTGGGCGCGGGTACGGTGGAATTCATCGTCGAACAAACGGCGTATGACAAGCCCGAGAGCATGAAGTTTTATTTCATGGAGATGAACACGCGCTTGCAAGTGGAGCATCCCGTGACTGAAGCGATCACTGGCCTCGACTTGGTGGAGTGGCAACTGCGCGTGGCCAGCGGCGAACCGCTGCCTTTGCAGCAAAGCGATTTGCGCATTCACGGCCACGCCATTGAAGCGCGCATTTGTGCCGAGAACCCCGACAACAACTTTTTGCCTGCCACCGGCACGTTGGCGGTGTATCGCAAACCTGCGTGCAGCAGTTTTGAAATCAGCGATGTGCGCGTGGACGACGGCGTGCGCGAAGGCGACAGCATCAGCCCGTTTTACGACTCGATGGTGGCCAAGCTCATCGTGCACGGCGACACGCGCGAGCAAGCGCTGGCGCGTTTGGACGAGGCCCTGTCGCAAACTCGCATCGTGGGCTTGACCACCAATGTGCAGTTTTTGCGCCACATCATTCGCACCGATTCGTTTGCCACAGCCAAGCTCGACACTGCGTTGATTCAGCGGGAAGACAAAGCCTTATTCGGTCAAGAAGCCGTGGGCTTGCCACTGGCTGCTGCCTCGGTGGTGGCGCACACCTTGCATCAAGAGCAGGCTCAAGTGGGCCATGATCCGTTCAGCCAACGCGATGGCTGGCGCGCCTATGGCGTGGCCACGCGTGCGTTTGGGTTTGACTTTCACGGCGCGAGCTACTCTGCCGTGTTGAGCTACTTGCACGACGGCGTGTTGCAACTCGCCGTGGGCGAAGGTGACGATGCCGTGAGCGGCACATTGGTATGGCGCGCCGAGGCCGATGCCTTGCATGTGAGCTTTGCCGACCACACGGCCCGCGTACAGGTGTTCATCGAAGCGCAAGCCCACGAAGACGTGGCCCATGTGTTTGCCCCGCAAGGTGCCACACGCATCACCGTGGTGGATGCACTGGCCTACGCGGGCGAAACCCAAGAGGCCGGTGGCCGTTTGACTGCGCCCATGCCAGGCAAGGTGGTGTCGTTTGCGGTTGCTGCAGGTGACAAAGTCAAGGCCGGTCAGCCGCTGGCAGTCATGGAAGCGATGAAAATGGAGCACACCATTGCCGCCCCTGCGGATGGTGAAGTGTTAGAACTGCTCTATGCGCCGGGTGACCAAGTGGCCGAAGGTGCAGAGCTTTTGAAATTGAAAGTGTGA
- a CDS encoding carboxyl transferase domain-containing protein — protein MTVLQTQLNARSADFLANAAAMQQVVDDLRLHLERMAQGGGEAARAKHTARGKLLPRDRVQMLLDPGTPFLEVAPLAALNMYNNDAPCAGVIAGIGRVSGVDCMIVCNDATVKGGTYYPMTVKKHLRAQEIAQQNRLPCIYLVDSGGANLPNQDEVFPDRDHFGRIFFNQANMSAQGIAQIAVVMGSCTAGGAYVPAMSDETIIVKNQGTIFLGGPPLVKAATGEVVSAEDLGGGDVHTRLSGVADHLAQNDLHALSLARQAVKNLNAHKAPNIATHAPVPPKYDAKELYGVIPTDTRKPFDVREIIARIVDGSEFDEFKARFGTTLVCGFARIEGMPVGIIANNGILFSESALKGAHFIELCCQRKTPLVFLQNITGFMVGRKYENEGIARNGAKMVTAVATAAVPKFTVIIGGSFGAGNYGMCGRAFAPRFLWMWPNARISVMGGEQAASVLATVKRDGIEAKGGQWSAEEEDAFKAPIRQQYEHQGHPYFATARLWDDGVIDPADTRRVLALGLSASLNAPIPETKFGLFRM, from the coding sequence ATGACTGTTTTGCAAACCCAACTCAACGCACGCTCTGCCGACTTCTTGGCCAATGCCGCTGCCATGCAGCAGGTGGTCGACGATTTGCGCCTGCACCTAGAACGCATGGCCCAAGGCGGTGGCGAAGCCGCTCGCGCCAAACACACGGCACGCGGCAAGTTGCTGCCCCGCGACCGCGTGCAAATGCTGCTCGACCCCGGCACGCCGTTTTTAGAAGTGGCCCCACTCGCTGCGCTCAATATGTACAACAACGACGCGCCTTGTGCGGGCGTCATCGCTGGCATTGGCCGCGTGAGCGGTGTGGACTGCATGATCGTGTGCAACGACGCCACGGTGAAGGGCGGCACGTATTACCCCATGACGGTGAAAAAGCATTTGCGTGCGCAAGAAATCGCGCAGCAAAACCGCTTGCCTTGCATTTACTTGGTCGACTCGGGCGGTGCCAACTTGCCCAACCAAGACGAGGTGTTCCCCGACCGTGACCACTTTGGCCGCATCTTCTTCAACCAAGCGAACATGAGCGCGCAAGGCATTGCGCAAATCGCGGTGGTGATGGGCAGCTGCACTGCTGGCGGTGCCTATGTGCCGGCCATGAGCGACGAGACCATCATCGTGAAAAACCAAGGCACCATCTTCTTGGGTGGCCCACCTTTGGTGAAGGCCGCCACTGGCGAGGTGGTGAGCGCCGAAGACTTGGGCGGTGGCGATGTGCACACCCGCCTCTCAGGCGTGGCCGACCACTTGGCACAAAACGATTTGCACGCTTTGTCTTTAGCGCGTCAGGCGGTGAAAAACCTCAACGCACACAAAGCCCCCAACATTGCCACGCACGCGCCCGTGCCACCCAAGTACGACGCCAAAGAGTTGTACGGCGTCATCCCCACCGACACACGCAAACCCTTTGATGTGCGCGAGATCATTGCGCGCATCGTCGATGGCTCTGAGTTTGACGAGTTCAAAGCTCGCTTTGGCACCACGCTGGTGTGCGGCTTTGCCCGCATCGAAGGCATGCCCGTGGGAATCATTGCCAACAACGGCATTTTGTTTTCCGAGTCGGCATTGAAGGGCGCGCACTTCATCGAGCTGTGCTGCCAGCGCAAAACGCCACTCGTGTTTTTGCAAAACATCACCGGCTTCATGGTCGGGCGCAAGTATGAAAACGAAGGCATCGCTCGCAACGGCGCCAAGATGGTCACCGCCGTGGCCACAGCGGCTGTGCCCAAGTTCACCGTCATCATTGGCGGCAGTTTTGGCGCAGGCAACTACGGCATGTGCGGCCGTGCATTTGCGCCGCGCTTTTTGTGGATGTGGCCCAACGCCCGCATCAGCGTCATGGGTGGCGAGCAGGCCGCGAGTGTGTTGGCCACGGTCAAGCGCGATGGCATTGAAGCCAAAGGTGGTCAGTGGAGCGCCGAGGAAGAAGACGCTTTCAAGGCGCCCATTCGCCAACAGTACGAACACCAAGGCCACCCCTATTTCGCCACCGCACGCCTGTGGGACGACGGCGTGATTGATCCTGCCGACACACGCCGTGTCTTGGCTTTGGGTTTGAGTGCTTCTCTGAACGCGCCCATTCCTGAGACCAAGTTTGGTTTGTTCCGCATGTGA
- a CDS encoding DUF294 nucleotidyltransferase-like domain-containing protein, whose protein sequence is MPNAFNFSASPFDCLTPDQQRLVRDSVDVVYYPEGEAILDVGAVPTHLFVIIKGFVTQYDGDEVITTYGPDDTFDGRGLVAGKSSNKFVAQEEVVAYQLARQTVTDLIADNATFGALLFSDLSNKLTALSQRQSQHELQSLTLSRVDEAFVRPAHFVSMDSDVVSAVQVMQIQRTKCVLVRDTATSPERLGMFTSSTLQRAILNGTPLNQQRVSELANFQIISVRPDAQVGDALAMLQRHRVHRLVVMDDAQVVGVLEALDLFSFLSNHSHLITVQVEAATDIEGLAQAATQITRMVTTLYRSGTRVSLIARLVQDLNARLFERAWQIIAPPDLVANSCLFVMGSEGRGEQLLKTDQDNGLILRDGYTPPDNLEALCQQFSQALSAFGYPECPGHIMVSNPMWRKTAYDFGQMVKQWLLMPTADSLMNLAIFLDAHPVCGDAHLLQDTQQVLMRIATDNDAMLARFAAAIDAFGNSQGWWNRLLGLDDQQGLHLKKEGIFPLVHGVRSLALAEHLHETSTTARIDALVMRHVLTPALGAELTQSLHFLIGLKLKAGVTEIETQREVSGLVNVAKLSTLERDLLKDALGVVKHFKGLLRSRFKLDSL, encoded by the coding sequence ATGCCCAACGCTTTTAATTTCTCTGCTTCTCCGTTTGACTGCTTAACACCCGACCAACAACGCTTGGTACGTGACAGTGTGGACGTGGTGTACTACCCCGAGGGTGAGGCTATTTTGGATGTGGGCGCCGTGCCCACCCATTTGTTTGTCATCATCAAAGGCTTTGTCACGCAGTACGACGGTGACGAAGTCATCACCACCTACGGCCCCGACGATACCTTTGACGGGCGCGGACTGGTTGCAGGCAAGAGCAGCAATAAATTTGTGGCACAAGAAGAGGTGGTGGCCTATCAGCTGGCTCGCCAAACCGTGACCGACTTGATTGCTGACAACGCCACCTTTGGGGCCTTGCTGTTTTCGGACTTGAGTAACAAACTCACGGCGTTGTCTCAGCGGCAGAGTCAGCACGAGTTGCAATCGCTCACACTCTCTCGTGTGGACGAGGCGTTTGTTCGCCCCGCGCATTTTGTGAGCATGGATTCTGATGTTGTTTCTGCGGTGCAGGTCATGCAAATTCAACGCACGAAATGTGTGTTGGTCCGCGACACAGCCACATCACCTGAACGTTTGGGAATGTTTACGTCATCGACGTTACAGCGTGCCATTTTGAACGGCACGCCGTTGAACCAGCAGCGCGTGAGTGAGCTGGCGAATTTTCAAATCATCAGCGTGCGCCCAGATGCCCAGGTAGGTGATGCTTTGGCGATGTTGCAGCGCCATCGTGTGCATCGACTGGTGGTGATGGATGATGCACAAGTGGTGGGGGTGCTAGAAGCGTTGGACCTCTTTAGCTTCTTGTCGAATCATTCGCACCTCATCACCGTGCAAGTGGAGGCGGCGACTGACATTGAGGGCTTGGCACAGGCTGCCACACAAATCACACGCATGGTGACAACGCTGTATCGCAGCGGGACGCGTGTGAGCTTGATTGCCCGCTTGGTGCAAGATTTGAACGCGCGTTTGTTTGAGCGTGCATGGCAAATCATTGCGCCACCCGATTTGGTGGCCAACAGTTGTTTGTTTGTGATGGGCAGCGAGGGGCGTGGTGAGCAATTGCTCAAGACCGATCAAGACAATGGATTGATCCTGCGCGATGGGTACACGCCGCCCGACAACCTTGAGGCGTTGTGCCAACAGTTCTCGCAGGCGCTGTCCGCTTTTGGTTACCCCGAATGCCCCGGGCACATCATGGTCAGCAACCCCATGTGGCGTAAAACAGCATATGACTTTGGCCAGATGGTGAAGCAATGGTTGCTGATGCCAACTGCAGACAGTTTGATGAACCTTGCCATCTTTTTAGACGCGCACCCTGTGTGCGGTGATGCCCACTTGTTGCAAGACACACAACAGGTGTTGATGCGCATCGCCACAGACAACGACGCCATGCTGGCGCGTTTTGCTGCGGCCATTGATGCATTCGGCAATAGCCAAGGCTGGTGGAATCGCTTGCTTGGCTTGGACGATCAACAAGGTCTGCACCTGAAGAAAGAGGGCATCTTCCCCTTGGTGCATGGTGTGCGCAGCTTGGCATTGGCCGAGCATTTGCACGAAACAAGCACCACTGCGCGCATCGATGCCTTGGTCATGCGTCACGTTCTTACCCCAGCACTGGGGGCTGAGTTGACGCAAAGTTTGCACTTCCTCATTGGGCTCAAACTTAAAGCAGGCGTGACCGAAATAGAAACACAACGCGAGGTGTCGGGCTTGGTGAACGTGGCCAAGCTCTCCACCTTAGAGCGTGATTTGCTCAAAGACGCCTTGGGTGTGGTCAAGCATTTCAAAGGCTTGCTGCGTAGTCGATTCAAACTTGACTCCCTCTGA
- a CDS encoding 2-hydroxychromene-2-carboxylate isomerase gives MKTITCYLDFISPYAYLAFEALPQSLMGVSHRMVYKPVLFAAMLKHHGQLGPAEIAGKREWTYRQVVWQAKQLGVTLDMPHAHPFNPLALLRLAVACSTNGEPNRYVCETIFKHVWHGSAAADDATRLQALTQQLAPVRSADAAEVKDQLKANTEEAIARGAFGVPTFYVDDKVFWGLDSLPMLRAYLDGDQWFDTAWHSAASIQQGIKR, from the coding sequence ATGAAAACCATCACCTGCTACCTCGATTTCATTTCGCCTTACGCCTACCTCGCATTTGAAGCTTTGCCACAAAGCTTGATGGGCGTGAGCCACCGCATGGTTTACAAGCCGGTGTTGTTTGCCGCCATGCTCAAGCACCACGGTCAGCTCGGCCCCGCCGAGATCGCTGGCAAGCGCGAGTGGACATATCGCCAAGTGGTGTGGCAGGCCAAGCAGTTGGGTGTGACATTGGACATGCCGCACGCGCACCCGTTTAACCCTCTGGCACTGCTGCGCTTGGCAGTGGCCTGCAGCACAAACGGCGAACCTAACCGTTATGTGTGCGAAACCATCTTCAAGCATGTGTGGCACGGCAGTGCGGCAGCTGACGATGCCACGCGCTTGCAAGCCCTCACGCAACAACTGGCACCTGTGCGCTCGGCCGATGCGGCAGAAGTGAAAGACCAGCTCAAAGCCAATACCGAAGAAGCCATTGCCCGCGGTGCGTTCGGCGTCCCTACGTTTTACGTAGATGACAAAGTGTTTTGGGGGCTAGATTCTTTACCCATGTTGCGCGCTTACCTTGATGGAGATCAATGGTTTGACACGGCTTGGCATAGCGCTGCAAGCATTCAGCAAGGCATCAAGCGTTGA
- a CDS encoding hydroxymethylglutaryl-CoA lyase encodes MLTSLPHRVRLIDVGPRDGLQNEKQPVPAAVKVELVHRLQAAGLKEIEVTSFVSPKWVPQMADNAEVMAGLHRQPGVSYSVLTPNLQGFEAALKTKPDEIVVFGAASEAFSQKNINCSIAESIERFAPVVKAARDAGIAVRGAMSCTVGCPYEGDIAPERVSYLAGLMKSIGVQRVDVADTIGVGTPRKVQAAIEATLKHYALNDVSGHFHDTYGQALSNTFAALQMGVWNFQSSVAGLGGCPYAKGATGNVATEDVVYLMQGLGIETGIDLDKLIDAGVFISEALGRQPNSLVSRAVLNKRAA; translated from the coding sequence ATGTTGACCTCTTTGCCGCATCGTGTGCGTTTGATTGATGTGGGCCCGCGCGACGGCCTGCAAAACGAAAAGCAGCCTGTGCCTGCCGCCGTTAAGGTGGAACTGGTGCACCGCTTGCAAGCGGCGGGGCTGAAAGAAATTGAAGTCACCAGTTTTGTCAGCCCCAAGTGGGTGCCGCAAATGGCAGACAACGCCGAGGTCATGGCGGGGCTGCATCGCCAGCCTGGCGTGAGCTACTCGGTGCTCACGCCCAATTTGCAAGGCTTTGAGGCAGCGCTGAAAACCAAGCCCGATGAGATTGTGGTGTTTGGCGCGGCCAGCGAAGCGTTTAGTCAAAAGAACATCAACTGCTCGATTGCCGAAAGCATTGAACGCTTTGCCCCGGTGGTCAAAGCGGCACGCGACGCAGGCATTGCCGTGCGGGGCGCCATGAGCTGCACGGTGGGTTGCCCGTATGAGGGCGACATTGCCCCTGAGCGTGTGAGCTACTTGGCAGGTTTGATGAAAAGCATAGGCGTGCAGCGCGTGGACGTGGCCGACACCATTGGCGTGGGCACGCCGCGCAAGGTGCAAGCAGCCATCGAAGCCACGCTCAAGCACTACGCGCTCAACGATGTGTCGGGCCACTTTCACGACACCTATGGCCAAGCGCTGAGTAACACCTTTGCTGCTTTGCAAATGGGCGTGTGGAATTTCCAATCGTCGGTCGCTGGCTTGGGGGGCTGCCCCTACGCCAAAGGTGCCACAGGTAATGTGGCCACTGAAGACGTGGTGTACCTGATGCAAGGCTTAGGCATCGAAACGGGCATTGACCTGGATAAGTTGATTGATGCGGGCGTGTTCATCAGCGAGGCCTTGGGCCGCCAGCCCAATTCCCTCGTGTCACGCGCGGTTTTGAACAAGCGCGCGGCCTGA
- a CDS encoding 3'-5' exonuclease produces MQSLISPKKWWRRLKRGWLIYHLGLPEFRFMFDRPPPNEWVSLDCETTGLNVGTDEIISIGAVRIVGNKIMTSERFEVLVRPERGVSADSVRIHRLREQDVAQGLPADEAMKQLMRFIGSRPLVGYFLEFDVAMLNKAIWPLLGQGLPQEKIEVSAMYYDYKFRQMLPYEQQTNPNIDLRFATLMSDLDLPVREAHDALNDAVMAAMAFIKLRQLRGA; encoded by the coding sequence ATGCAGTCGCTGATCTCTCCTAAAAAATGGTGGCGCAGGCTCAAGCGCGGGTGGTTGATTTATCACTTGGGCTTGCCCGAGTTTCGTTTCATGTTTGATCGGCCACCCCCCAATGAATGGGTGTCGCTCGATTGCGAAACCACAGGTCTGAATGTCGGCACGGACGAAATCATCTCCATTGGAGCGGTGCGCATTGTGGGCAACAAGATCATGACCAGCGAACGCTTTGAAGTGCTTGTACGCCCTGAGCGCGGTGTGTCGGCGGACAGCGTGCGCATTCACCGCTTGCGCGAGCAAGATGTGGCCCAAGGCTTGCCAGCGGATGAAGCGATGAAGCAACTCATGCGTTTCATTGGCAGCCGTCCTTTGGTGGGGTACTTTTTAGAGTTTGATGTGGCCATGCTCAACAAAGCCATTTGGCCGTTGTTGGGGCAAGGATTGCCGCAAGAAAAAATCGAAGTCTCGGCGATGTACTACGACTATAAATTTCGCCAGATGCTGCCGTATGAGCAACAAACCAACCCCAACATCGATTTACGTTTTGCGACCTTGATGTCAGATTTGGATTTGCCAGTGCGTGAGGCGCATGATGCGTTGAATGATGCGGTGATGGCTGCTATGGCCTTCATCAAGTTGCGTCAATTGCGCGGCGCTTGA
- a CDS encoding DUF1289 domain-containing protein, with the protein MCGSELTPKPQGLTPSDLRLQAQAKRVLQSADAPPSPCISVCRMSDDTTYCEGCWRSLDEIAGWAQRNPDEKRAVWQQIEERLETHA; encoded by the coding sequence ATGTGTGGAAGCGAACTCACCCCTAAACCTCAAGGACTTACACCTTCGGATCTGCGCTTGCAAGCGCAGGCCAAGCGTGTGTTGCAAAGCGCCGATGCGCCACCGTCGCCGTGCATCTCGGTTTGTCGCATGTCGGATGACACCACTTACTGTGAAGGTTGCTGGCGCTCGTTAGACGAAATCGCTGGTTGGGCGCAACGCAATCCCGACGAGAAACGCGCCGTGTGGCAGCAGATTGAAGAACGTTTGGAGACGCATGCATGA
- a CDS encoding cation acetate symporter has protein sequence MKKISTLLAAVLALAAGTAFAAGGDLGQTTKQATNWTAIIMFGAFVIATLGITKWAAAKTKSAADFYTAGGGITGFQNGLAIAGDYMSAASFLGISAAVMANGYDGLIYSIGFLVGWPVITFLMAERLRNLGKFTFADVAGYRFKQTPIRAFAASGTLVVVAFYLIAQMVGAGSLIKLLFGLDYWVAVVLVGALMMVYVLFGGMTATTWVQIIKAIMLLAGVTFMAFMVLAQFGFSPEALFAKGVEVKTAVAGVAKEAAIAAATASAAAAATPEAAAAASAALEKANATDAAKVGLSIMGPGGFIKDPISAISFGMALMFGTAGLPHILMRFFTVPDAKEARKSVFWATTWIGYFYVLIFIIGFGAITLVMTDPDLNAQLKAGGANMAAVLVAKAVGGDVFFGFISAVAFATILAVVAGLTLSGASAVSHDLYATVFKEGKADSASELRVSRITTLALGVIAVVLGIAFEKQNIAFMVALAFAIAASANFPVLFMSVLWKDCTTKGAVIGGFLGLISSVGLTVVSPAVWEATLGYPKGSAWFQYSSPALFSMTIGFVGVWLFSILDNSEQAKKERADFAAQQVRSETGYGAAGASGH, from the coding sequence TGGCGCTGGCTGCAGGCACAGCATTCGCAGCCGGTGGTGACTTAGGTCAAACCACCAAGCAAGCGACCAACTGGACCGCCATCATCATGTTCGGCGCGTTCGTGATTGCCACCTTGGGTATCACCAAGTGGGCCGCGGCGAAAACCAAATCGGCTGCTGACTTCTACACCGCTGGCGGTGGCATCACTGGCTTCCAAAACGGCTTGGCGATTGCGGGCGACTACATGTCTGCCGCTTCGTTCTTGGGTATTTCTGCTGCTGTGATGGCCAACGGCTATGACGGCTTGATCTACTCCATCGGCTTCTTGGTGGGCTGGCCCGTCATCACTTTCTTGATGGCTGAACGTCTGCGTAACCTCGGCAAGTTCACCTTTGCTGACGTCGCTGGCTACCGCTTCAAGCAAACCCCCATCCGCGCCTTCGCTGCCTCTGGCACGTTGGTGGTGGTGGCCTTCTATTTGATCGCTCAAATGGTTGGCGCAGGCTCACTCATCAAACTGTTGTTCGGTTTGGACTACTGGGTTGCTGTGGTGCTCGTGGGTGCATTGATGATGGTGTACGTGTTGTTCGGCGGTATGACTGCTACGACATGGGTGCAAATCATCAAAGCCATCATGTTGTTGGCTGGTGTGACCTTCATGGCTTTCATGGTCTTGGCGCAATTCGGTTTCAGCCCTGAAGCCCTGTTTGCCAAAGGCGTTGAAGTCAAGACTGCTGTTGCTGGCGTTGCCAAGGAAGCTGCCATTGCAGCAGCCACCGCATCAGCTGCTGCTGCAGCCACACCCGAAGCCGCTGCCGCTGCATCTGCTGCATTGGAAAAAGCCAATGCCACAGACGCTGCCAAAGTGGGCTTGTCCATCATGGGCCCTGGCGGCTTCATCAAGGACCCCATCTCTGCCATTTCTTTCGGTATGGCTTTGATGTTCGGTACAGCTGGTTTGCCACACATCTTGATGCGCTTCTTCACGGTACCTGATGCCAAAGAAGCTCGTAAATCTGTGTTCTGGGCAACCACATGGATTGGCTACTTCTACGTGTTGATCTTCATCATCGGCTTCGGCGCTATCACCTTGGTGATGACTGACCCCGACCTGAACGCTCAACTCAAAGCCGGTGGCGCCAACATGGCTGCTGTGCTGGTGGCTAAGGCTGTGGGCGGCGACGTGTTCTTCGGCTTCATCTCTGCCGTGGCTTTCGCAACCATCTTGGCTGTGGTGGCTGGCTTGACTCTGTCTGGCGCCTCTGCTGTGTCTCACGACCTGTACGCCACTGTGTTCAAAGAAGGTAAAGCTGACAGCGCTTCTGAACTGCGCGTATCTCGCATCACCACTTTGGCCTTGGGCGTGATCGCTGTGGTCTTGGGCATTGCCTTCGAGAAGCAAAACATCGCCTTCATGGTGGCCTTGGCTTTCGCGATTGCTGCGTCGGCTAACTTCCCCGTGTTGTTCATGTCTGTGCTGTGGAAAGATTGCACGACCAAGGGCGCCGTCATCGGTGGCTTCTTGGGCCTGATCTCTTCTGTTGGCCTGACCGTGGTGTCGCCTGCTGTGTGGGAAGCCACTCTCGGCTACCCCAAAGGCTCGGCCTGGTTCCAGTACAGCTCTCCAGCTCTGTTCTCGATGACCATTGGTTTCGTGGGCGTGTGGTTGTTCTCCATCTTGGACAACAGCGAGCAAGCCAAGAAAGAGCGTGCCGATTTCGCCGCACAACAAGTGCGTTCGGAAACTGGCTACGGTGCTGCTGGCGCATCGGGTCACTAA
- a CDS encoding enoyl-CoA hydratase/isomerase family protein: MTTPSHTALTIADHGAVRTITLSRPDVRNAFNDEVIAELKAAFTDAGQAADVRCVVLAAEGPAFCAGADLNWMRRMADYTRDENLADAGQLAAMLRAIYECPKPTIARVQGDVFAGGVGLVAACDMAVSVDTATYCLSEVKLGLIPATISPYVIRAMGARASHRYFLTAERFSAAEAHRIGLVHEVVAADALDAKVAELTSTLVSASPNAVRACKRLVQDVAEREIDDALVAHTVAGIADIRSSAEGKEGVQSFLQKRKPSWLL, from the coding sequence ATGACAACCCCATCTCATACTGCGCTGACCATTGCCGACCACGGCGCGGTGCGCACCATCACCCTCAGCCGCCCCGATGTGCGCAACGCCTTCAACGACGAAGTCATTGCCGAGTTGAAAGCCGCTTTCACCGACGCAGGCCAAGCAGCCGATGTGCGCTGCGTGGTGTTGGCCGCCGAAGGCCCCGCTTTTTGCGCAGGCGCTGACCTGAACTGGATGCGCCGCATGGCCGACTACACGCGCGACGAAAACCTTGCCGACGCAGGCCAGCTCGCTGCCATGTTGCGTGCGATTTACGAATGCCCCAAACCCACCATCGCCCGCGTGCAAGGCGATGTGTTTGCTGGAGGTGTGGGCTTGGTCGCCGCTTGCGACATGGCTGTGAGTGTGGACACCGCCACCTATTGTTTGAGCGAGGTGAAACTCGGGCTCATCCCCGCCACCATCAGTCCCTACGTCATTCGCGCGATGGGCGCACGTGCTTCGCACCGTTACTTTTTAACCGCCGAGCGTTTCAGCGCGGCAGAGGCGCACCGCATTGGTTTGGTTCACGAGGTGGTGGCTGCTGACGCGCTGGACGCCAAAGTGGCTGAGCTCACCAGCACTTTGGTGAGTGCCAGCCCCAACGCTGTGCGTGCCTGCAAACGCTTGGTGCAAGACGTGGCCGAGCGCGAAATTGACGACGCCTTGGTGGCGCACACCGTGGCGGGCATTGCCGACATTCGTTCAAGTGCTGAAGGCAAAGAGGGTGTGCAGTCCTTCTTGCAAAAACGCAAGCCTTCGTGGTTGCTGTGA